The following proteins are encoded in a genomic region of Xenopus laevis strain J_2021 chromosome 3L, Xenopus_laevis_v10.1, whole genome shotgun sequence:
- the kmt2e.L gene encoding inactive histone-lysine N-methyltransferase 2E isoform X4 — MGIDRQNIPDIYLCERCQPRALDKERAVLLQQKKREHLSDDLQTCYNGRGNSGSLLSDGDTSATESCDEVPMELYTAFQHTPTTLTLTATRVNKVNDKKRKKSGEKDQNNSKVKKAFREGSRKSSRVKGSAPEMDPLDNYAFGWENKIKTWMDHYEEASNNQYSEGVQKEAQRIALRLSNENDKKEQIKSSFDTSNLSFKPPVESYLQKNKKILKAAKDLLPETLIIEYRGKFMLREQFEANGYFFKRPYPFILFYSKFHGLEMCVDARTFGNEARFIRRSCTPNAEVRHVIEEGTIHLYIYSISSVPKGAEITIAFDFDYANCKYKVDCACLKDNPDCPVLRCGTEPTENNSGYETRRKKGRKEKELSKERESQNQNIVIDSDDAINKFKTSDNKQRKLSPLRLSISNNQEPDNNDDIEDKTPLSIDVEMETEEQIAERKRKMTREERKMEAILQAFARLEKREKRREQALERIGTSKPDVEIKGKDLQMICEPELPQEPVKEEPVSKPTPAKINRTKQRKSFTRSRTHIGQQRRRHRTISSCSDIQPSSPDVELVPQQSEPENIAVTEEPPNESSIADTEEVTETESCAQKMCSIKYPKTKKHLVNEWLNEKHDKAGKPGEPMLERPLRITTDPEVLATQLNSLPGLIYSPHAYTTPKHYIRFTSPFLSEKKKKKNEENVSSCCKKRWLKKALEEENASPVNPLGSPSQDRSQSPITINENKCHLIMNGSSPLTDLTTPLKKRRLYNFLDCDYSENSTPVASPYATPTHTDIAFMDTFTTPPRVKAEEDICRNSCKQTYSPVTPVSSCLRGSNMHFESISSPDSSPEVNRRSFCQEGNERTSAANTSLSEVGLQEIKTFGYCSPRNRTDISGQCPGETDAGAEVHIGVDINEHSSLQKAMEPPQERTELNSLQETAHIGQGTMYPTWIKSPSRTGVNFLSVNSNLRDLTPSHQLEVGGGFRMNESKCLIPEDSRGVFIDGAIFCSAEEGIVAGFGRSLSCDGILDGNGTPLIPPQKKKVSLLEYRKRQREARKSGSKQENLSLLTLSPHPDGLAGNCTPSESCSVVSESIDPNDSSTCLTMTPEVQCVPSEEPEQSPLVTDPSSTEKTDPEVQWTASTCVEQVRERSYQRALLLSDHRKDKDDADIESGGSDNAKECQSPDVSNKNCRSPKQNKSCTLVPNSSHGKTPSKLDPAQETMGNASSVDVNLCNTDSQKGAVSAKCHMPHSQKLPSTPLQLHCPSSPHLEHPPKSSTPVQHGYLSPKPQSQKMGSPYRPHHSQQIQVGKPQRDTHTNFYPVVQSLQPANPQPASGQLFSQAGQCPTVYTPFTQQTVGSPAPPPPPPPPTATYYQNQQPSQNFQNYNQIKGAVAQQTVFTPGPNPGHPTAAVGQAAIQGHHVNSGHYLPSQSPNIHLQAAGVPPPPPPPLPNCHQQQQQHSVQHVTSPVHTVPVASSSLIHSHTSGHHLPPPPPPPPAPSPHHSHVQHVAAGHQSLQAQHQHVLNTVPPPPPPQATNVLAGAANHTALAQGMHMQTHQGPPIFSSGAHPSVAPYSTQAALHNHVGPVPGHNSHIQTQGPTSIGTPAAFCPHPGSVLVHGVQGSPQASAVPGQVPIHRPQVPPTFQNNYHGSGWH; from the exons GCTTTTCGTGAAGGATCAAGAAAATCATCACGTGTTAAG GGCTCTGCTCCAGAAATGGATCCCTTAGACAATTATGCTTTTGGATGGGAAAATAAAATCAAGACATGGATGGACCACTATGAAGAAGCAAGCAACAACCAATATAGTGAAGGAGTTCAAAAAGAGGCACAAAGGATTGCTTTGAGACTCAgtaatgaaaatgataaaaaagaacAGATAAAGTCCAGCTTTGACACCAGCAATCTAAGTTTCAAACCACCAGTAGAG AGCTAtctacaaaagaataaaaaaattttaaaggcTGCCAAAGACTTGCTTCCTGAAACACTAATTATAGAATACAGGGGGAAATTTATGCTCCGGGAGCAGTTTGAAGCAAATGGGTATTTCTTCAAAAG GCCATacccttttattttgttttattctaaaTTTCATGGATTAGAAATGTGTGTTGATGCAAGGACATTTGGAAATGAGGCTCGATTTATACGACGTTCCTGTACCCCTAATGCGGAG GTGCGGCATGTTATCGAAGAAGGAACTATTCACCTATATATATACTCCATTTCAAGCGTTCCAAAAGGGGCAGAAATCACTATTGCTTTTGATTTTGATTATGCAAATTG tAAATATAAGGTGGACTGTGCATGCCTGAAAGACAATCCAGATTGCCCAGTTCTCCGATGCGGTACAGAGCCAACAGAAAATAACAGTGGCTATGAAACTAGaagaaaaaagggaagaaaagaaaaagaactttCAAAAGAACGAGAATCTCAAAACCAGAACATTGTAATAGATTCAGATGACGCAATTAACAAATTTAAAACATCAGATAATAAGCAAAGAAAGCTCTCCCCTCTTAGACTGTCAATATCAAACAACCAG GAGCCAGATAATAATGATGATATAGAAGACAAAACTCCTCTTAGCATTGACGTAGAAATGGAAACAGAGGAGCAGATTGCAGAAAGGAAAAGGAAGATG actagagaagaaagaaaaatggaAGCTATTCTGCAAGCTTTTGCAAGactggaaaaaagagaaaaaagaagagaaCAAGCTTTAGAGAGAATCGGCACATCTAAACCAGATGTGGAAATAAAGGGCAAGGACTTGCAGATGATCTGTGAACCAGAGCTCCCTCAG GAACCAGTTAAGGAAGAACCTGTCAGCAAACCTACTCCTGCCAAAATAAATCGCACAAAGCAGAGAAAGAGTTTTACAAGAAGTAGGACTCATATTGGACAACAGCGTCGCCGGCACCGGACTATAAGTTCCTGCTCAGATATCCAGCCATCTTCCCCAGATGTTGAGCTCGTACCGCAGCAGAGTGAACCAGAAAATATTGCTGTCACAGAAGAACCTCCAAATGAAAGCAGCATTGCCGATACAGAAGAAGTTACAGAGACAGAATCTTGTGCTCAGAAAATGTGTTCTATAAAGTacccaaaaacaaaaaag cATTTGGTAAATGAGTGGTTAAATGAAAAGCATGACAAAGCTGGCAAACCTGGAGAGCCCATGTTGGAAAGACCTTTAAGAATAACCACAGATCCTGAAGTCCTTGCAACTCAGCTGAATTCCTTACCAGGACTAATCTATAGTCCTCATGCGTACACCACCCCTAAGCATTATATTCGATTTACATCACCATTCCTTTctgagaaaaagaagaagaaaaatgaagaaaatgtttCCAGTTGTTGCAAAAAg CGTTGGTTGAAGAAAGCTCTGGAAGAAGAAAATGCTTCACCAGTTAATCCACTTGGTTCTCCTTCTCAGGACCGATCCCAAAGTCCTAttacaataaatgaaaacaaatgccaTCTAATAATGAATGGCAGCTCTCCACTGACag ATTTAACAACTCCATTAAAGAAAAGAAGGTTGTATAATTTTCTGGATTGCGATTATTCTGAAAATTCAACACCAGTTGCATCTCCTTATGCTACCCCTACACATACGGATATTGCTTTCATGGATACATTTACTACTCCGCCCAGAGTAAAAgcagaagaggacatttgtcgcAACAGTTGCAAGCAAACCTATTCACCAGTTACTCCAGTTTCATCCTGCCTGCGTGGGAGCAACATGCATTTTGAG AGTATTTCTTCACCTGATAGTTCGCCAGAAGTGAATCGAAGATCTTTTTGTCAGGAA gGAAACGAGCGGACATCTGCAGCAAATACCAGTTTGTCTGAAGTGGGGCtgcaagaaataaagacttttggcTACTGCAGCCCTAGGAATAGGACAGACATTTCTGGTCAGTGTCCTGGTGAAACTGATGCTGGAGCAGAGGTCCATATTGGAGTAGACATAAATGAACATAGTTCTCTGCAAAAGGCCATGGAGCCTCCACAGGAGAGGACTGAATTAAATAGCCTGCAGGAAACTGCTCACATTGGACAAGGCACCATGTATCCAACTTGGATTAAAAGTCCAAGCAGGACAGGGGTGAACTTCTTATCCGTGAATTCTAATTTAAGAGATTTAACCCCTTCTCACCAGCTTGAAGTTGGTGGTGGTTTCAGAATGAATGAGTCCAAATGCCTGATTCCAGAAGACTCTCGGGGTGTTTTTATAGATGGGGCCATCTTCTGTTCTGCAGAAGAAGGAATTGTGGCTGGATTTGGAAGGTCTCTTAGTTGCGACGGCATCTTAGATGGAAATGGGACACCCCTTATTCCTCCGCAAAAGAAAAAG GTGTCATTGCTGGAATACAGAAAAAGACAGAGAGAAGCCAGAAAAAGTGGCTCTAAACAGGAGAATTTATCTCTGCTCACTTTGTCTCCCCATCCGGATGGTCTTGCTGGCAACTGCACCCCTTCTGAAAGCTGTAGTGTTGTGTCAGAGAGTATTGATCCCAATGATAGTAGCACTTGTCTAACAATGACACCTGAAGTCCAGTGTGTTCCTTCTGAAGAACCCGAGCAGTCGCCTCTAGTAACTGACCCCTCGTCCACTGAAAAAACTGATCCTGAGGTCCAATG gactgcatcaacatgtGTAGAACAAGTCAGGGAGAGAAGTTATCAAAGAGCATTGCTACTCAGTGACCACAGAAAGGACAAAGATG atgCTGACATAGAAAGTGGGGGCTCTGATAATGCCAAGGAATGCCAGTCGCCAGACGTATCCAATAAGAATTGCAGAAGTCCTAAACAGAATAAG tccTGTACTTTGGTGCCGAATTCATCTCATGGAAAGACACCCTCAAAGCTAGATCCTGCCCAAGAAACCATGGGGAATGCATCAAGTGTTGATGTTAATTTGTGTAACACAGACTCTCAGAAAGGAGCTGTTTCTGCTAAGTGTCACATGCCTCATTCACAGAAGCTACCTTCTACACCTTTACAGTTGCATTGTCCATCATCTCCTCATCTGGAACACCCTCCAAAATCTTCAACACCAGTACAACATGGTTATCTTTCACCAAAGCCTCAGTCACAAAAAATGGGTTCTCCATATAGGCCACATCATTCCCAACAGATTCAGGTGGGAAAACCACAAAGAGATACTCATACAAACTTTTACCCTGTAGTGCAAAGCCTTCAACCTGCGAATCCCCAGCCAGCCAGTGGCCAGTTGTTTTCCCAGGCCGGACAGTGCCCTACTGTTTATACTCCCTTTACTCAACAGACCGTCGGCAGTCCTGCTCCTCCTCCACCACCCCCACCTCCAACAGCAACTTACTATCAAAACCAGCAGCCCTCACAAAACTTCCAGAACTACAATCAGATAAAAGGAGCGGTTGCCCAACAAACTGTGTTTACACCTGGTCCAAATCCAGGTCATCCAACTGCAGCAGTGGGACAAGCAGCAATTCAAGGACACCATGTGAATTCAggacattatttgccttctcagaGCCCAAACATACATCTCCAAGCTGCAGGGGTTCCACCACCCCCGCCACCACCTCTTCCAAACTgccatcagcagcagcagcaacactcTGTTCAACATGTTACAAGTCCAGTTCATACAGTTCCAGTAGCCAGTAGCTCACTTATTCATTCTCACACATCAGGGCATCATTTACCTCCACCGCCCCCTCCACCACCTGCTCCAAGTCCTCATCATTCTCATGTTCAGCATGTAGCAGCGGGGCACCAAAGCCTGCAAGCACAGCACCAGCATGTTTTAAATACAGTTCCTCCTCCACCCCCTCCGCAAGCAACAAATGTTTTAGCTGGTGCTGCAAATCACACGGCATTGGCACAAGGCATGCATATGCAAACTCATCAAGGACCTCCTATTTTTTCTTCAGGAGCTCATCCTAGTGTAGCACCATATTCAACACAAGCTGCACTTCATAACCATGTTGGACCTGTACCTGGCCACAACTCTCATATTCAGACACAAGGACCAACCAGTATTGGAACACCTGCAGCTTTTTGTCCACATCCTGGCTCTGTCCTTGTCCATGGAGTTCAAGGATCTCCTCAGGCATCAGCAGTGCCCGGCCAGGTTCCCATTCATAGGCCACAGGTACCTCCGACCTTCCAAAATAATTACCATGGCTCAGGATGGCATTAG